Proteins from a genomic interval of Cucumis melo cultivar AY chromosome 7, USDA_Cmelo_AY_1.0, whole genome shotgun sequence:
- the LOC127150366 gene encoding zinc finger BED domain-containing protein RICESLEEPER 2-like, producing the protein MDVPTRWNSTFTMLDGAIKCKKTFERLEEHDPSYLPKDDIPTAEDWDNAKVFVKFLKTFLEITLSMQTEFNKYWGITTSEQTNLLLYVFVVLDPRSKLTYVNYCFNEFLEEDCAKILMNKVEEAFRQLCDDYYMRMSKEKYSQTQSCTRIEGFGFQSKGEIPSISSSGSYKARAAAHDRFKQSNKICLDDAKTEVARYLDEARIEDEYLDLLNWWKVNSSRFKIISQVARDIYSIPISTMPSESAFRTGGWVLDSFRSSLTPQTAEALIFVLIIGFSLNLWMT; encoded by the exons ATGGATGTTCCAACACGATGGAATTCTACTTTCACTATGTTGGATGGAGCAATTAAGTGTAAAAAGACGTTTGAAAGATTAGAGGAGCATGACCCTAGTTATTTGCCAAAGGATGATATTCCTACTGCTGAAGATTGGGATAATGCAAAAGTATTTGTAAAGTTCCTAAAGACTTTTTTAGAG ATAACATTAAGTATGCAAACAGAATTCAACAAGTATTGGGGTATAACTACAAGTGAGCAGACCAATTTATTATTGTATGTTTTTGTAGTTCTTGACCCTAGGTCCAAGCTGACTTATgtgaattattgttttaatgaatttttggaGGAAGATTGTGCAAAAATATTGATGAATAAGGTTGAAGAAGCATTTCGTCAATTGTGTGATGATTATTATATGagaatgtcaaaagaaaaatattcacaaacaCAATCATGTACACGTATCGAAGGATTTGGCTTTCAAAGTAAGGGTGAAATACCTTCTATCTCATCTAGTGGATCTTATAAGGCACGTGCTGCTGCTCATGATAGATTTAAACAAAGTAACAAAATATGTCTAGATGATGCTAAAACAGAGGTGGCTCGTTATCTGGATGAGGCTCGTATAGAAGATGAATATTTAGATTTGCTAAATTGGTGGAAGGTGAATTCCTCTCGATTTAAGATCATTAGCCAAGTAGCTAGGGACATCTACAGTATTCCTATATCAACTATGCCTTCTGAGTCCGCCTTTAGAACTGGAGGATGGGTGTTAGATTCTTTTCGAAGTTCTTTAACTCCTCAAACTGCAGAGGCACTCATTTTTGTGCTCATAATTGGATTCAGTTTAAACCTTTGGATGACATGA